One segment of Anguilla anguilla isolate fAngAng1 chromosome 1, fAngAng1.pri, whole genome shotgun sequence DNA contains the following:
- the LOC118214813 gene encoding mitochondrial basic amino acids transporter — MALDFLAGCLGGAAGVIVGHPFDTVKVRLQVQSVSKPLYRGTFHCFQSIVRQESLLGLYKGIGSPMMGLTFINAIVFGVQGNAMRRLGKDTPLNQFLAGAAAGAIQCVICCPMELAKTRMQMQGTGEKKSTRKLYKNSLDCLVRIYNKEGFKGINRGMVSTLVRETPGFGVYFMTYDVLTRSLGCEPEDSYMIPKLLFAGGMAGIASWISTYPMDVIKSRLQADGVGGVNQYSGITDCVRQSWKQEGWRLLTRGLTSTLLRAFPVNATTFATVTLFLMYMRGNEEPMDCEPTPHALQPQSQTSSL, encoded by the exons ATGGCATTGGACTTTCTTGCAGGATGTCTTGGAG gTGCTGCTGGTGTCATAGTAGGACACCCCTTTGATACTGTCAAG gttAGACTCCAGGTCCAGTCTGTCAGCAAGCCCCTCTATCGTGGGACGTTTCACTGCTTTCAGTCCATTGTACGGCAGGAATCT CTTTTGGGACTGTACAAGGGCATTGGCTCCCCCATGATGGGTCTGACTTTCATCAACGCCATAGTCTTCGGTGTCCAGGGCAACGCCATGCGGCGGCTGGGCAAGGACACGCCCCTGAACCAGTTCCTGGCGGGTGCGGCGGCGGGTGCCATCCAGTGCGTCATCTGCTGCCCCATGGAGCTGGCCAAGACGCGCATGCAGATGCAGGGCACAGGCGAGAAGAAGTCCACGAGGAAGCTCTACAAGAACTCCCTGGACTGCCTGGTGCGCATCTACAACAAAGAGGGCTTCAAGGGCATCAACCGGGGCATGGTCTCCACCTTGGTGCGCGAGACGCCCGGCTTCGGCGTCTACTTCATGACCTACGACGTGCTGACGCGCTCGCTCGGGTGCGAGCCCGAAGACTCCTACATGATCCCCAAGCTGCTCTTCGCCGGCGGCATGGCCGGCATCGCTTCCTGGATCTCCACCTACCCCATGGACGTCATCAAGTCCCGCCTCCAGGCCGacggggtgggcggggtcaaCCAGTACAGCGGCATCACAGACTGCGTACGGCAGAGCTGGAAGCAAGAGGGCTGGCGGTTGTTAACCCGCGGCCTGACCTCCACCCTGCTGCGGGCCTTCCCTGTCAATGCCACCACCTTCGCCACCGTGACTCTGTTCCTCATGTACATGCGGGGGAATGAGGAGCCGATGGATTGTGAGCCTACCCCTCACGCCCTGCAGCCACAAAGCCAGACCTCCAGTTTGTGA
- the slc25a47b gene encoding solute carrier family 25 member 47-B isoform X1 — protein sequence MHFADFIAGSVGGALGVAVGYPLDTVKVRIQTQRKYTSVWQCIRNTCKTEGVNGFYKGLSMPVTTVSISSSVVFGTYRNCLQCLRQLRSGSLDAPPSKPDIFLSGLAGGVAQVSVMAPADIVKVRLQCQTAPYQGSASHSKPKYRGPLHCLLSIAREEGVLGLYKGANALALRDGPSFATYFLTYNIICEWLTPAGQKQPGWTVVLLAGGLSGMCGWTIGTPMDVIKSRLQVDGMGKRRYKGFVHCITESLRKEGPGVFFKGLGLNCMRAFPVNMSVFAAYELVVHILRTSP from the exons ATGCATTTTGCTGATTTCATAGCGGGGTCTGTTGGAG GGGCCCTGGGAGTGGCTGTGGGGTACCCCTTGGACACAGTTAAG GTGAGAATACAGACCCAAAGGAAGTACACAAGTGTTTGGCAGTGCATTCGCAACACCTGTAAAACCGAAGGG GTGAATGGCTTCTACAAGGGGCTGTCCATGCCGGTCACCACTGTCTCCATAAGCTCCTCAGTGGTATTTGGGACCTACAGGAACTGCCTGCAGTGCCTGCGTCAGCTGCGCAGCGGCAGTTTGGATGCCCCGCCCTCCAAGCCGGACATCTTCCTGTCTGGATTAGCTGGAGGGGTTGCACAG GTATCAGTGATGGCTCCGGCTGACATTGTGAAAGTGCGTCTTCAGTGCCAGACAGCGCCTTATCAAGGCTCGGCCTCACACTCCAAACCCAAATACCGTGGGCCCCTGCACTGCCTGCTGTCCATTGCCAGAGAGGAGGGTGTGCTGGGCCTGTACAAGGGCGCGAATGCCCTAGCGTTGCGTGATGGCCCCTCCTTTGCCACCTACTTCCTGACTTACAACATCATCTGCGAGTGGCTGACACCGGCTGGCCAGAAGCAGCCAG GTTGGACGGTAGTTCTGCTGGCCGGTGGGTTGTCGGGGATGTGTGGCTGGACGATCGGCACGCCGATGGACGTGATCAAGTCGCGCCTACAGGTGGACGGGATGGGGAAGCGGAGGTACAAAGGCTTTGTGCATTGCATTACTGAGAGCTTGCGCAAAGAGGGACCCGGAGTCTTCTTCAAGGGCCTGGGGCTCAACTGCATGCGTGCCTTCCCAGTCAACATGTCCGTGTTCGCTGCGTACGAGCTGGTGGTGCACATCCTCAGGACATCACCCTAG
- the slc25a47b gene encoding solute carrier family 25 member 47-B isoform X3 has product MHFADFIAGSVGGALGVAVGYPLDTVKVNGFYKGLSMPVTTVSISSSVVFGTYRNCLQCLRQLRSGSLDAPPSKPDIFLSGLAGGVAQVSVMAPADIVKVRLQCQTAPYQGSASHSKPKYRGPLHCLLSIAREEGVLGLYKGANALALRDGPSFATYFLTYNIICEWLTPAGQKQPGWTVVLLAGGLSGMCGWTIGTPMDVIKSRLQVDGMGKRRYKGFVHCITESLRKEGPGVFFKGLGLNCMRAFPVNMSVFAAYELVVHILRTSP; this is encoded by the exons ATGCATTTTGCTGATTTCATAGCGGGGTCTGTTGGAG GGGCCCTGGGAGTGGCTGTGGGGTACCCCTTGGACACAGTTAAG GTGAATGGCTTCTACAAGGGGCTGTCCATGCCGGTCACCACTGTCTCCATAAGCTCCTCAGTGGTATTTGGGACCTACAGGAACTGCCTGCAGTGCCTGCGTCAGCTGCGCAGCGGCAGTTTGGATGCCCCGCCCTCCAAGCCGGACATCTTCCTGTCTGGATTAGCTGGAGGGGTTGCACAG GTATCAGTGATGGCTCCGGCTGACATTGTGAAAGTGCGTCTTCAGTGCCAGACAGCGCCTTATCAAGGCTCGGCCTCACACTCCAAACCCAAATACCGTGGGCCCCTGCACTGCCTGCTGTCCATTGCCAGAGAGGAGGGTGTGCTGGGCCTGTACAAGGGCGCGAATGCCCTAGCGTTGCGTGATGGCCCCTCCTTTGCCACCTACTTCCTGACTTACAACATCATCTGCGAGTGGCTGACACCGGCTGGCCAGAAGCAGCCAG GTTGGACGGTAGTTCTGCTGGCCGGTGGGTTGTCGGGGATGTGTGGCTGGACGATCGGCACGCCGATGGACGTGATCAAGTCGCGCCTACAGGTGGACGGGATGGGGAAGCGGAGGTACAAAGGCTTTGTGCATTGCATTACTGAGAGCTTGCGCAAAGAGGGACCCGGAGTCTTCTTCAAGGGCCTGGGGCTCAACTGCATGCGTGCCTTCCCAGTCAACATGTCCGTGTTCGCTGCGTACGAGCTGGTGGTGCACATCCTCAGGACATCACCCTAG
- the slc25a47b gene encoding solute carrier family 25 member 47-B isoform X4 produces the protein MGNILSGALGVAVGYPLDTVKVNGFYKGLSMPVTTVSISSSVVFGTYRNCLQCLRQLRSGSLDAPPSKPDIFLSGLAGGVAQVSVMAPADIVKVRLQCQTAPYQGSASHSKPKYRGPLHCLLSIAREEGVLGLYKGANALALRDGPSFATYFLTYNIICEWLTPAGQKQPGWTVVLLAGGLSGMCGWTIGTPMDVIKSRLQVDGMGKRRYKGFVHCITESLRKEGPGVFFKGLGLNCMRAFPVNMSVFAAYELVVHILRTSP, from the exons ATGGGCAACATCTTATCAG GGGCCCTGGGAGTGGCTGTGGGGTACCCCTTGGACACAGTTAAG GTGAATGGCTTCTACAAGGGGCTGTCCATGCCGGTCACCACTGTCTCCATAAGCTCCTCAGTGGTATTTGGGACCTACAGGAACTGCCTGCAGTGCCTGCGTCAGCTGCGCAGCGGCAGTTTGGATGCCCCGCCCTCCAAGCCGGACATCTTCCTGTCTGGATTAGCTGGAGGGGTTGCACAG GTATCAGTGATGGCTCCGGCTGACATTGTGAAAGTGCGTCTTCAGTGCCAGACAGCGCCTTATCAAGGCTCGGCCTCACACTCCAAACCCAAATACCGTGGGCCCCTGCACTGCCTGCTGTCCATTGCCAGAGAGGAGGGTGTGCTGGGCCTGTACAAGGGCGCGAATGCCCTAGCGTTGCGTGATGGCCCCTCCTTTGCCACCTACTTCCTGACTTACAACATCATCTGCGAGTGGCTGACACCGGCTGGCCAGAAGCAGCCAG GTTGGACGGTAGTTCTGCTGGCCGGTGGGTTGTCGGGGATGTGTGGCTGGACGATCGGCACGCCGATGGACGTGATCAAGTCGCGCCTACAGGTGGACGGGATGGGGAAGCGGAGGTACAAAGGCTTTGTGCATTGCATTACTGAGAGCTTGCGCAAAGAGGGACCCGGAGTCTTCTTCAAGGGCCTGGGGCTCAACTGCATGCGTGCCTTCCCAGTCAACATGTCCGTGTTCGCTGCGTACGAGCTGGTGGTGCACATCCTCAGGACATCACCCTAG
- the slc25a47b gene encoding solute carrier family 25 member 47-B isoform X2, translated as MGNILSGALGVAVGYPLDTVKVRIQTQRKYTSVWQCIRNTCKTEGVNGFYKGLSMPVTTVSISSSVVFGTYRNCLQCLRQLRSGSLDAPPSKPDIFLSGLAGGVAQVSVMAPADIVKVRLQCQTAPYQGSASHSKPKYRGPLHCLLSIAREEGVLGLYKGANALALRDGPSFATYFLTYNIICEWLTPAGQKQPGWTVVLLAGGLSGMCGWTIGTPMDVIKSRLQVDGMGKRRYKGFVHCITESLRKEGPGVFFKGLGLNCMRAFPVNMSVFAAYELVVHILRTSP; from the exons ATGGGCAACATCTTATCAG GGGCCCTGGGAGTGGCTGTGGGGTACCCCTTGGACACAGTTAAG GTGAGAATACAGACCCAAAGGAAGTACACAAGTGTTTGGCAGTGCATTCGCAACACCTGTAAAACCGAAGGG GTGAATGGCTTCTACAAGGGGCTGTCCATGCCGGTCACCACTGTCTCCATAAGCTCCTCAGTGGTATTTGGGACCTACAGGAACTGCCTGCAGTGCCTGCGTCAGCTGCGCAGCGGCAGTTTGGATGCCCCGCCCTCCAAGCCGGACATCTTCCTGTCTGGATTAGCTGGAGGGGTTGCACAG GTATCAGTGATGGCTCCGGCTGACATTGTGAAAGTGCGTCTTCAGTGCCAGACAGCGCCTTATCAAGGCTCGGCCTCACACTCCAAACCCAAATACCGTGGGCCCCTGCACTGCCTGCTGTCCATTGCCAGAGAGGAGGGTGTGCTGGGCCTGTACAAGGGCGCGAATGCCCTAGCGTTGCGTGATGGCCCCTCCTTTGCCACCTACTTCCTGACTTACAACATCATCTGCGAGTGGCTGACACCGGCTGGCCAGAAGCAGCCAG GTTGGACGGTAGTTCTGCTGGCCGGTGGGTTGTCGGGGATGTGTGGCTGGACGATCGGCACGCCGATGGACGTGATCAAGTCGCGCCTACAGGTGGACGGGATGGGGAAGCGGAGGTACAAAGGCTTTGTGCATTGCATTACTGAGAGCTTGCGCAAAGAGGGACCCGGAGTCTTCTTCAAGGGCCTGGGGCTCAACTGCATGCGTGCCTTCCCAGTCAACATGTCCGTGTTCGCTGCGTACGAGCTGGTGGTGCACATCCTCAGGACATCACCCTAG
- the slc25a47b gene encoding solute carrier family 25 member 47-B isoform X5, whose translation MPVTTVSISSSVVFGTYRNCLQCLRQLRSGSLDAPPSKPDIFLSGLAGGVAQVSVMAPADIVKVRLQCQTAPYQGSASHSKPKYRGPLHCLLSIAREEGVLGLYKGANALALRDGPSFATYFLTYNIICEWLTPAGQKQPGWTVVLLAGGLSGMCGWTIGTPMDVIKSRLQVDGMGKRRYKGFVHCITESLRKEGPGVFFKGLGLNCMRAFPVNMSVFAAYELVVHILRTSP comes from the exons ATGCCGGTCACCACTGTCTCCATAAGCTCCTCAGTGGTATTTGGGACCTACAGGAACTGCCTGCAGTGCCTGCGTCAGCTGCGCAGCGGCAGTTTGGATGCCCCGCCCTCCAAGCCGGACATCTTCCTGTCTGGATTAGCTGGAGGGGTTGCACAG GTATCAGTGATGGCTCCGGCTGACATTGTGAAAGTGCGTCTTCAGTGCCAGACAGCGCCTTATCAAGGCTCGGCCTCACACTCCAAACCCAAATACCGTGGGCCCCTGCACTGCCTGCTGTCCATTGCCAGAGAGGAGGGTGTGCTGGGCCTGTACAAGGGCGCGAATGCCCTAGCGTTGCGTGATGGCCCCTCCTTTGCCACCTACTTCCTGACTTACAACATCATCTGCGAGTGGCTGACACCGGCTGGCCAGAAGCAGCCAG GTTGGACGGTAGTTCTGCTGGCCGGTGGGTTGTCGGGGATGTGTGGCTGGACGATCGGCACGCCGATGGACGTGATCAAGTCGCGCCTACAGGTGGACGGGATGGGGAAGCGGAGGTACAAAGGCTTTGTGCATTGCATTACTGAGAGCTTGCGCAAAGAGGGACCCGGAGTCTTCTTCAAGGGCCTGGGGCTCAACTGCATGCGTGCCTTCCCAGTCAACATGTCCGTGTTCGCTGCGTACGAGCTGGTGGTGCACATCCTCAGGACATCACCCTAG